The following proteins are encoded in a genomic region of Pseudoxanthomonas suwonensis 11-1:
- the lepB gene encoding signal peptidase I, which yields MKWFEIGLVVLTFATGIIWLLDRLFFARRRAATAGLLDEEPAVVDYSRAFFPVLAAVLVLRSFIAEPYKIPSSSMMPNLLIGDFILVNKFSYGLRLPVNNHKVVALGEPARGDVVVFKPPHDPDQNWIKRVVGLPGDQIAFRGDTLYINGEAMRYTPIGEYVGQGRGAEMNGATLLTEHLPGRDHSVLEWIDRAAPSGQGEWTVPEGHYFVMGDNRDNSEDSRFWTQTHFLPEENLRGKAFLIWLNCEGWFCTGSFDPSRIGTSIK from the coding sequence ATGAAATGGTTTGAGATCGGCCTGGTGGTACTGACCTTCGCCACCGGCATCATCTGGCTGCTGGACCGGCTGTTCTTCGCCAGGCGCCGCGCCGCGACCGCGGGGCTGCTGGACGAGGAGCCGGCGGTGGTGGACTACTCGCGTGCGTTCTTCCCGGTCCTGGCCGCGGTGCTGGTGCTGCGCAGCTTCATCGCCGAGCCGTACAAGATCCCGTCCAGCTCGATGATGCCGAACCTGCTGATCGGCGACTTCATCCTGGTCAACAAGTTCTCCTACGGCCTGCGCCTGCCGGTGAACAACCACAAGGTCGTCGCCCTGGGCGAGCCGGCGCGCGGCGACGTGGTGGTGTTCAAGCCGCCGCACGACCCCGACCAGAACTGGATCAAGCGCGTGGTCGGCCTGCCCGGCGACCAGATCGCCTTTCGCGGCGACACCCTGTACATCAACGGGGAGGCGATGCGGTACACCCCGATCGGCGAGTACGTGGGCCAGGGCCGCGGTGCCGAGATGAACGGCGCGACCCTGCTGACCGAGCACCTGCCCGGCCGCGACCACAGCGTGCTGGAGTGGATCGACCGCGCCGCGCCGTCCGGCCAGGGCGAGTGGACCGTGCCGGAGGGCCACTATTTCGTCATGGGCGACAATCGTGATAATAGCGAGGACAGCCGGTTCTGGACCCAGACGCACTTCCTGCCGGAGGAGAACCTCCGCGGCAAGGCGTTCCTGATCTGGCTGAACTGCGAGGGTTGGTTCTGCACGGGGAGTTTCGATCCTTCGCGGATCGGGACGTCGATCAAGTAG
- the recO gene encoding DNA repair protein RecO — protein MRIEGETAFVLHARPWRETSLLVEVLSEGHGRLGLVARGVGSPKRQVLRAALQPLQHIRFDAVLAGELAQLRGAEALDSAPRLCGQVQLAAFYLNELVLRLAPRQDPLPDLFDAYARTRAALVEGGSLAWTLRRFERDLLGALGVGFELDVDGDGEPVDPAARYRLDPEHGARRLLSDRGHGERNAAATGRALLALAADVQPDAEDLASLRLPLRAVLAHHLGPRPLASWEMAGQLQRLGRGAG, from the coding sequence ATGCGCATCGAGGGCGAAACCGCCTTCGTCCTGCATGCCCGCCCGTGGCGCGAGACCAGCCTGCTGGTCGAGGTGCTAAGCGAGGGCCACGGCCGCCTGGGCTTGGTCGCCCGCGGCGTGGGTTCGCCCAAGCGGCAGGTGTTGCGTGCCGCGCTGCAGCCGCTGCAGCACATCCGTTTCGACGCGGTGCTGGCCGGGGAACTGGCCCAGCTGCGCGGCGCCGAGGCCCTGGATTCGGCGCCGCGGCTGTGCGGGCAGGTGCAGCTGGCCGCCTTCTACCTCAATGAACTGGTGCTGCGCCTGGCGCCGCGCCAGGACCCGCTGCCGGATCTGTTCGACGCCTACGCCCGCACCCGCGCCGCCCTGGTCGAGGGTGGTTCGCTGGCCTGGACCCTGCGCCGCTTCGAACGCGACCTGCTCGGCGCGCTGGGCGTGGGCTTCGAACTGGACGTGGATGGCGATGGCGAACCGGTGGATCCGGCGGCGCGCTACCGGCTCGACCCGGAGCATGGCGCGCGCCGCCTGCTGAGCGACCGTGGCCATGGCGAGCGCAATGCCGCCGCCACCGGGCGTGCGCTGCTGGCGCTGGCCGCCGACGTGCAGCCGGACGCCGAGGACCTGGCCAGCCTGCGCCTGCCGCTGCGCGCGGTGCTCGCGCACCATCTCGGTCCACGACCGCTGGCCTCGTGGGAGATGGCTGGCCAGCTGCAACGCCTGGGGCGTGGCGCGGGCTGA
- a CDS encoding GNAT family N-acetyltransferase: MPQIRSFHGPEIEPWLDQVARLRVAVFREWPYLYDGDSASEYERSYLRPYVDSRDSVLVLALDEGRVVGASTGLPLLDDADAFVAPLQQAGLPAAQVFYFGESVLLPGYRGLGIGHAFFDAREAHARSLGRFRWTAFCAVDREPEDPRRPPDYRPNDVFWHRRGYARLPGLAVRLPWEEIGRGEVEHALTFWLRDWKESP, translated from the coding sequence ATGCCGCAGATCCGCAGCTTCCACGGTCCCGAAATAGAACCATGGCTCGACCAGGTCGCCCGCCTGCGGGTGGCGGTATTCCGCGAGTGGCCGTACCTCTACGACGGCGACAGCGCCAGCGAGTACGAACGCAGTTACCTGCGGCCCTACGTCGACTCTCGCGACAGCGTGCTGGTGCTGGCCCTGGACGAGGGCAGGGTGGTCGGCGCCTCCACCGGGCTGCCGCTGCTGGACGACGCCGATGCCTTCGTCGCACCGCTGCAGCAGGCCGGCCTGCCGGCCGCGCAGGTGTTCTATTTCGGCGAGTCCGTACTGCTGCCCGGCTATCGCGGCCTGGGCATCGGCCACGCGTTCTTCGATGCGCGCGAGGCGCATGCGCGCAGCCTCGGACGCTTCCGCTGGACCGCGTTCTGCGCGGTCGACCGCGAGCCGGAAGATCCGCGCCGCCCGCCCGATTACCGTCCCAACGACGTGTTCTGGCACCGCCGCGGTTACGCGCGCCTGCCGGGCCTGGCCGTGCGCCTGCCCTGGGAGGAGATCGGCCGTGGCGAGGTCGAGCATGCGCTGACGTTCTGGCTGCGCGACTGGAAGGAGAGCCCGTGA
- the rnc gene encoding ribonuclease III, with amino-acid sequence MARNDRTVVRDRIGHAFADPSLLQQALTHRSAGSPHNERLEFLGDAVVNLIAAEALYQRWPKADEGVLTRARAELVREASLAVIARELQLGERLTLGPGELKSGGFRRDSILADALEAVVAAIYLDAGYDACRAHVLPWFEQSIAALPVGQPGKDAKTRLQEWLQGRGKPLPAYELVSESGEDHAKVFLARCTLSEPPASAEGQGTSRRLAEQAAAAAVLEWLEPPLRQP; translated from the coding sequence GTGGCGAGGAATGACCGCACCGTAGTGCGCGACCGGATCGGCCATGCGTTCGCCGATCCGTCGCTGCTGCAACAGGCGCTGACCCACCGCAGCGCCGGCTCCCCGCACAACGAGCGGCTGGAGTTCCTCGGCGACGCGGTGGTCAACCTGATCGCCGCGGAGGCCCTGTACCAGCGCTGGCCCAAGGCCGACGAGGGCGTCCTCACCCGGGCCCGTGCCGAACTGGTCCGCGAGGCCTCGCTGGCGGTCATCGCCCGCGAGCTGCAGCTGGGCGAGCGCCTGACCCTCGGGCCGGGCGAGCTGAAGTCCGGCGGCTTCCGCCGCGATTCGATCCTGGCCGACGCCCTCGAGGCGGTCGTCGCGGCCATCTACCTGGACGCCGGCTACGACGCCTGCCGGGCCCACGTGCTGCCCTGGTTCGAGCAGTCCATCGCCGCGCTGCCGGTCGGCCAGCCCGGCAAGGACGCCAAGACCCGCCTGCAGGAATGGCTCCAAGGCCGGGGCAAACCCCTGCCGGCCTACGAGCTGGTCTCCGAAAGCGGTGAGGATCACGCCAAGGTGTTCCTCGCCCGGTGTACCCTGAGCGAGCCTCCGGCCAGCGCCGAAGGGCAGGGCACCTCGCGCCGCCTGGCCGAACAGGCCGCGGCAGCGGCAGTGCTGGAATGGCTGGAGCCCCCGCTCCGGCAGCCATAG
- a CDS encoding Do family serine endopeptidase, giving the protein MTARVRNPLLVAMALSLPLVACAREPSPSPAAPAALATTAAPAAPAAPLVTGLPDFTRLVEQVSPGVVNIEARVGARTASRGMPGEEEMPEIFRRFFGPGFGMPEASPSRAVGSGFLIGDGYILTNHHVVDGAEAITVRLADRRELQAKLVGSDEGYDVALLKLEGKDASGLPALRLGSSSALRPGQWVVAIGSPLGLEQSVTAGIVSGLGRSGGQGQGQQYVPFIQTDVAINRGNSGGPLLNTSGEVVGINSQILSNSGGYMGVSFAIPIDLAMNAAEQIKKTGKVSRGMLGVVVQEIDAARAKALGLSSSTGALVNSVEPDSAAAKGGVEIGDVILSVNGQAVNRSSDLPPMIGMLQPGSKARLEVMRDGRKRELGVTLGEAPGDARATPRPAAQAAVPAGRIGLRVSDLDAATRRQLGLGANEGVRITGVDSAEAREAGLAPGMVILRVGRTPVGSVAALERELRSAADGDAVMLLVRAPSGATSFVALTVRGQE; this is encoded by the coding sequence ATGACTGCACGCGTGCGCAATCCCCTGCTGGTCGCGATGGCGCTGAGCCTTCCGCTCGTCGCCTGCGCCCGGGAGCCGTCCCCGTCCCCGGCCGCGCCGGCCGCCCTCGCCACCACCGCTGCCCCGGCCGCGCCCGCGGCGCCGCTGGTGACCGGTCTTCCCGACTTCACCCGCCTGGTGGAGCAGGTCAGCCCTGGCGTGGTGAACATCGAGGCCCGGGTGGGTGCGCGCACCGCCTCGCGCGGCATGCCGGGCGAGGAGGAGATGCCGGAGATCTTCCGCCGCTTCTTCGGCCCCGGCTTCGGCATGCCAGAGGCCTCGCCCTCGCGCGCGGTCGGTTCCGGCTTCCTGATCGGCGACGGCTACATCCTGACCAACCACCACGTGGTCGACGGTGCCGAGGCGATCACCGTGCGCCTGGCCGACCGCCGCGAGCTGCAGGCCAAGCTGGTCGGCAGCGACGAGGGCTACGACGTGGCCCTGCTCAAGCTCGAGGGCAAGGACGCCAGCGGCCTGCCGGCGCTGCGCCTGGGCAGCTCTTCGGCCCTGCGCCCGGGCCAGTGGGTGGTGGCGATCGGTTCGCCGCTGGGCCTGGAGCAGTCGGTCACCGCGGGCATCGTCAGCGGCCTGGGCCGCAGTGGCGGCCAGGGCCAGGGCCAGCAGTACGTGCCCTTCATCCAGACGGACGTGGCGATCAACCGCGGCAACTCCGGCGGCCCGCTGCTCAACACCTCCGGCGAGGTGGTGGGCATCAACTCGCAGATCCTCAGCAATTCGGGCGGCTACATGGGCGTGAGCTTCGCCATCCCGATCGACCTGGCGATGAACGCGGCAGAGCAGATCAAGAAGACCGGCAAGGTCAGCCGCGGCATGCTCGGCGTGGTGGTGCAGGAGATCGATGCAGCCCGTGCGAAGGCCCTGGGCCTGTCCAGCAGCACCGGCGCCCTGGTCAACAGCGTCGAGCCGGACAGCGCCGCGGCCAAGGGCGGGGTGGAGATCGGCGACGTGATCCTGTCGGTCAACGGCCAGGCGGTGAACCGCAGCAGCGACCTGCCGCCGATGATCGGCATGCTGCAGCCGGGCTCCAAGGCCCGCCTGGAAGTCATGCGTGACGGCCGCAAGCGCGAGCTGGGCGTGACCCTGGGCGAGGCCCCGGGCGATGCCCGCGCCACCCCGCGTCCGGCTGCCCAGGCCGCGGTGCCGGCCGGCCGCATCGGCCTGCGGGTGTCCGACCTGGATGCCGCCACCAGGCGCCAGCTGGGCCTGGGCGCCAACGAGGGCGTGCGCATCACCGGCGTGGACAGCGCCGAGGCCCGCGAGGCCGGCCTGGCCCCGGGCATGGTGATCCTGCGTGTCGGCCGTACCCCGGTCGGCAGCGTGGCCGCGCTGGAGCGCGAGCTGCGTTCGGCCGCCGATGGCGACGCGGTGATGCTGCTGGTCCGTGCCCCGAGCGGGGCCACCAGCTTCGTCGCCCTGACCGTGCGCGGCCAGGAATGA
- the era gene encoding GTPase Era: MNPGNNEASHRCGSVAVVGRPNVGKSTLVNALVGAKVSIVSNRPQTTRHRLLGIATVPGGQMLLVDTPGLHRQEGRFKASAMSRVMNRTARGAVEDVDAAVLVVEAGRWDEEDSHAFKVLSDAGIPVVLVVNKVDRLKDKSTLLPFLAEVSKDRQFAAVHPVSALKRKGLEALVADVLALLPEAPPVYDEDEITDRSQRFLAGELVREQLMRQLGDELPYATTVEIERFAEDGALLRIGAVIWVEREGQKPIVIGKAGARLREIGSKARQQMERLFGRKVFLETWVRVREGWSDDEAALKAFGYGQE, from the coding sequence GTGAATCCCGGAAACAACGAAGCCTCCCATCGCTGCGGCAGCGTAGCCGTCGTCGGCCGCCCGAACGTCGGCAAGTCCACCCTGGTCAATGCCCTGGTCGGGGCCAAGGTCAGCATCGTCTCCAATCGCCCGCAGACCACGCGGCATCGCCTGCTGGGCATCGCCACGGTGCCGGGCGGCCAGATGCTGCTGGTCGACACCCCCGGCCTGCACCGCCAGGAGGGCCGGTTCAAGGCCTCGGCGATGAGCCGGGTGATGAACCGCACCGCCCGCGGCGCGGTCGAGGACGTCGATGCCGCCGTGCTGGTGGTAGAGGCCGGCCGCTGGGACGAGGAAGACAGCCACGCATTCAAGGTCCTCAGCGACGCCGGCATCCCGGTGGTGCTGGTGGTCAACAAGGTCGACCGGCTCAAGGACAAGAGCACCCTGCTGCCATTCCTGGCCGAGGTCAGCAAGGACCGCCAGTTCGCCGCCGTGCACCCGGTCTCCGCGCTCAAACGCAAGGGCCTGGAGGCGCTGGTGGCCGACGTCCTGGCGCTGCTGCCCGAAGCACCGCCGGTCTACGACGAGGACGAGATTACCGACCGCAGCCAGCGCTTCCTGGCCGGCGAGCTGGTGCGCGAGCAGCTGATGCGCCAGCTCGGCGACGAGCTGCCGTACGCAACCACGGTGGAGATCGAGCGCTTCGCCGAGGACGGCGCCCTGCTGCGCATCGGCGCGGTGATCTGGGTCGAGCGCGAGGGCCAGAAGCCGATCGTGATCGGCAAGGCCGGCGCCCGCCTGCGCGAGATCGGCAGCAAGGCGCGCCAGCAGATGGAGCGGTTGTTCGGGCGCAAGGTGTTCCTGGAGACCTGGGTGCGCGTGCGCGAGGGCTGGTCCGACGACGAGGCCGCGCTCAAGGCCTTCGGCTACGGCCAGGAGTAA
- the lepA gene encoding translation elongation factor 4: MRFIRNFSIIAHVDHGKSTLADRIIQLCGGLQAREMEAQVLDSNPIERERGITIKAQSVSLPYKAKDGNTYFLNFIDTPGHVDFSYEVSRSLAACEGALLVVDAAQGVEAQSVANCYTAVEQGLEVVPVLNKIDLPTADIDRAKAEIEAVIGIDASDAVAVSAKTGLNVGEVLEAIVHRIPPPQPRDTDKLQALIIDSWFDNYLGVVSLVRVMQGEIKAKSKILVMSTGRTHEVDKVGVFTPKRKELPALRAGEVGWITASIKDVHGAPVGDTLTLAGDPAPSALPGFQEMQPRVFAGLFPVNAEDYPDLREALEKLRLNDAALRFEPESSEAMGFGFRCGFLGMLHMEIVQERLEREYDLDLITTAPTVVYEVLRTDGTVMPLDNPAKLPQANLIQEVREPIIRANILTPEEYIGNIIKLCEEKRGVQLGITYMASQVQISYELPMAEVVLDFFDKLKSVSRGYASLDYHFLRFDAGPFVRVDTLINGDRVDALSIIVHRSHADRRGRELCEKMKDLIPRQQFDVAIQAAIGSQIISRSTVKALRKNVLAKCYGGDISRKKKLLEKQKEGKKRMKQVGRVEIPQEAFLAVLQVDSK, encoded by the coding sequence ATGCGGTTCATCCGCAACTTCTCCATCATCGCCCACGTCGACCACGGCAAGTCGACCCTCGCCGACCGCATCATCCAGCTGTGTGGCGGCCTCCAGGCGCGCGAGATGGAAGCCCAGGTGCTCGATTCGAACCCGATCGAGCGCGAGCGTGGCATCACCATCAAGGCCCAGTCCGTGTCCCTGCCGTACAAGGCCAAGGACGGGAACACCTATTTCCTGAACTTCATCGACACCCCCGGCCACGTCGACTTCTCCTACGAGGTCAGCCGTTCGCTGGCCGCGTGCGAGGGCGCGCTGCTGGTGGTCGACGCCGCCCAGGGCGTCGAGGCCCAGTCCGTGGCCAACTGCTACACCGCGGTGGAGCAGGGCCTGGAAGTGGTGCCGGTGCTCAACAAGATCGACCTGCCCACCGCCGACATCGACCGCGCCAAGGCCGAGATCGAGGCGGTGATCGGCATCGACGCCAGCGACGCGGTCGCGGTCAGCGCCAAGACCGGGCTGAACGTGGGCGAGGTGCTGGAGGCGATCGTCCACCGCATCCCGCCGCCGCAGCCGCGCGACACCGACAAGCTGCAGGCGCTGATCATCGATTCCTGGTTCGACAACTACCTGGGCGTGGTCTCGCTGGTGCGGGTGATGCAGGGCGAGATCAAGGCCAAGAGCAAGATCCTGGTGATGTCGACCGGTCGCACCCACGAAGTGGACAAGGTCGGCGTGTTCACCCCCAAGCGCAAGGAACTGCCTGCGCTGCGTGCCGGTGAAGTGGGCTGGATCACCGCCTCGATCAAGGACGTGCACGGCGCCCCCGTGGGCGACACCCTGACCCTGGCCGGCGACCCGGCGCCGTCGGCGCTGCCCGGCTTCCAGGAAATGCAGCCGCGCGTGTTCGCCGGCCTGTTCCCGGTCAACGCCGAGGACTACCCGGACCTGCGCGAGGCGCTGGAGAAGCTGCGCCTGAACGACGCCGCGCTGCGCTTCGAGCCGGAAAGCTCGGAGGCGATGGGCTTCGGCTTCCGCTGCGGCTTCCTCGGCATGCTGCACATGGAGATCGTGCAGGAGCGCCTGGAGCGCGAGTACGACCTGGACCTCATCACCACCGCGCCGACCGTGGTCTACGAGGTGCTGAGGACCGACGGCACGGTGATGCCGCTGGACAACCCGGCCAAGCTGCCGCAGGCCAACCTGATCCAGGAAGTCCGCGAGCCGATCATCCGCGCCAACATCCTCACCCCCGAGGAGTACATCGGCAACATCATCAAGCTGTGCGAGGAGAAGCGCGGCGTCCAGCTGGGCATCACCTACATGGCCAGCCAGGTGCAGATCAGCTACGAGCTGCCGATGGCCGAGGTGGTGCTGGACTTCTTCGACAAGCTCAAGTCGGTCAGCCGCGGCTACGCCTCGCTGGACTACCACTTCCTGCGCTTCGACGCCGGCCCGTTCGTGCGCGTGGACACCCTGATCAACGGCGACCGCGTGGACGCCCTGTCGATCATCGTCCACCGCAGCCACGCCGACCGCCGCGGCCGCGAGCTGTGCGAGAAGATGAAGGACCTGATCCCGCGCCAGCAGTTCGACGTGGCCATCCAGGCCGCGATCGGCTCGCAGATCATCTCCCGCTCCACGGTCAAGGCGCTGCGCAAGAACGTGCTGGCCAAGTGCTACGGCGGCGACATCAGCCGCAAGAAGAAGCTGCTGGAGAAGCAGAAGGAAGGCAAGAAGCGCATGAAGCAGGTCGGCCGGGTGGAGATCCCGCAGGAGGCCTTCCTCGCCGTGCTGCAGGTGGACAGCAAGTGA
- a CDS encoding phosphatase PAP2 family protein, translated as MDISPPESLRPPCPPLRRRRGVRLDARERSWCRRANRWGRRGLVRGYFAMASRLGDGVFWYALMAAMALLGGFHGLAAAMHMALISLVSLALYRGLKRWTRRPRPFAADGRIRAWVTPLDEFSFPSGHTLHAVGFSVVALAYYPALAVLLVPFTASVAVSRVVLGLHYPSDVLAATALGLALGGGSLWLLGAP; from the coding sequence ATGGACATCTCGCCGCCTGAATCCCTGCGTCCGCCCTGCCCGCCCCTGCGCCGGCGCCGCGGCGTGCGGCTGGACGCACGCGAGCGCAGCTGGTGCCGGCGTGCCAACCGCTGGGGCAGACGCGGGCTGGTGCGCGGCTACTTCGCGATGGCCAGCCGGCTGGGCGATGGCGTGTTCTGGTATGCGCTGATGGCGGCGATGGCATTGCTCGGCGGCTTCCACGGACTGGCTGCGGCCATGCACATGGCGCTGATCAGCCTGGTATCGCTGGCCCTGTACCGCGGCCTCAAGCGCTGGACCCGCCGCCCGCGGCCGTTCGCGGCCGACGGACGCATCCGCGCCTGGGTGACGCCGCTGGACGAGTTCAGCTTTCCCTCCGGCCACACCCTGCACGCGGTCGGCTTCAGCGTGGTGGCACTGGCCTACTACCCGGCGCTGGCCGTGCTGCTGGTGCCGTTCACGGCCTCGGTGGCGGTATCGCGGGTGGTGCTGGGACTGCATTACCCCAGCGATGTGCTGGCCGCCACTGCGCTGGGCCTGGCCCTGGGCGGTGGCTCGCTGTGGCTGCTGGGGGCGCCCTAG
- a CDS encoding sigma-E factor negative regulatory protein — translation MSQDPNTRNDAAGVDRLELHYRQQLSALVDGALAPDEARFLLRRLEHDQELADGYERWQLYGEAMRGRLGRMAAPGFAAAVAVAIREEGVQVAATGTHDGARRGWARWGGGAAALAASVAVVALFMGQGRGPGLEAGIPATTVASTPDLPARSVEVEPAPLPAVPEPRPITHLAAAEPGAATAARPAPRPARVQPVAPEPLPMVASVREVVAPAASSQVDSGAAVASLPAAPFAGQATARDPFASAATPHARPWPRAVLPQPSGAFTASFGGAGAQSGQASRPFYPFEPALPANDGDGNVPAQAGEAPAEDTPSR, via the coding sequence ATGAGCCAGGATCCCAACACCCGCAACGACGCCGCCGGCGTCGACCGGCTGGAACTCCACTACCGCCAGCAGCTGTCGGCACTCGTCGATGGCGCCCTGGCGCCGGACGAGGCGCGCTTCCTGCTGCGCCGGCTGGAGCACGACCAGGAGCTGGCCGATGGCTACGAGCGCTGGCAGCTCTACGGCGAGGCCATGCGTGGCCGGCTCGGGCGCATGGCCGCCCCGGGCTTCGCCGCCGCGGTGGCCGTGGCCATCCGCGAGGAGGGCGTCCAGGTCGCCGCGACCGGTACCCATGACGGCGCCCGCCGCGGCTGGGCACGCTGGGGTGGTGGCGCCGCGGCGCTGGCGGCCTCGGTCGCGGTGGTCGCGCTGTTCATGGGCCAGGGTCGCGGGCCGGGCCTGGAGGCCGGGATTCCCGCGACGACCGTGGCCAGCACGCCGGATCTTCCGGCCCGGTCCGTCGAGGTCGAGCCGGCGCCGCTGCCAGCCGTGCCTGAGCCGCGGCCGATCACCCATCTGGCGGCCGCCGAACCTGGAGCCGCCACCGCGGCCCGTCCGGCGCCGCGCCCGGCCCGGGTCCAGCCGGTGGCCCCCGAACCGCTGCCGATGGTGGCCTCGGTGCGCGAGGTCGTCGCCCCGGCCGCTTCCAGCCAGGTCGATTCCGGTGCCGCGGTGGCCAGCCTGCCGGCTGCACCGTTCGCCGGCCAGGCCACCGCCCGGGATCCGTTCGCCTCGGCCGCCACGCCGCATGCCCGGCCCTGGCCGCGGGCGGTGCTGCCGCAGCCGTCGGGCGCCTTCACCGCCAGCTTCGGCGGAGCCGGCGCACAATCCGGCCAGGCCAGTCGTCCGTTCTATCCGTTCGAGCCTGCGCTGCCGGCCAACGACGGCGACGGCAACGTGCCGGCGCAGGCCGGTGAAGCCCCCGCCGAAGACACGCCGTCGCGCTGA
- a CDS encoding carbon-nitrogen hydrolase family protein, translating into MKVAACRYEVGQPADWEAFAVRQRALLLEAAAAGARVAVLPEYLSLELAALHGPQVYSDLHASLQAIQQHRAAWLALFAGLARETGMHVAAGSFLLDIGGGRYRNRTDLFAPDGGYQWQDKLQLTGFEKRTGVIVPGDALKVMDLGGVRAGISICYDSEFPLPVRAQYEAGARLLLVPSCTDTDAGATRVRVGCLARALENRLFVAQAVTAGAAPWSPALDANTGDAAIYAPMDVGFPSDGVLARAGHGQTWAIAELDFDHLEATRATAQVANDRDWSGQLAPAITRARVEGFAALPDPGATDQG; encoded by the coding sequence GTGAAGGTCGCCGCCTGCCGCTACGAAGTCGGCCAGCCCGCGGACTGGGAAGCCTTCGCCGTACGCCAGCGCGCGCTGCTGCTCGAGGCCGCGGCCGCCGGCGCGCGCGTGGCCGTATTGCCCGAATACCTGTCGCTGGAGCTCGCTGCGCTCCATGGCCCGCAGGTGTACTCCGACCTGCACGCTTCGCTGCAGGCGATCCAGCAGCACCGCGCCGCCTGGCTGGCACTGTTTGCCGGACTGGCGCGCGAGACCGGCATGCATGTCGCGGCCGGCAGTTTCCTGCTGGATATCGGCGGTGGCCGCTACCGCAACCGCACCGACCTGTTCGCGCCCGATGGCGGCTACCAGTGGCAGGACAAGCTGCAGCTGACAGGCTTCGAGAAGCGCACCGGGGTGATCGTCCCCGGAGATGCGTTGAAGGTGATGGACCTGGGCGGCGTGCGCGCGGGGATCAGCATCTGCTACGACAGCGAGTTCCCGCTGCCGGTGCGCGCCCAGTACGAGGCCGGCGCGCGCCTGCTGCTGGTGCCCAGCTGCACCGATACCGACGCCGGTGCCACCCGCGTGCGCGTGGGTTGCCTGGCACGTGCGCTGGAGAATCGGCTCTTCGTGGCCCAGGCGGTGACCGCGGGCGCGGCGCCGTGGAGCCCGGCGCTGGACGCCAATACCGGCGATGCCGCGATCTACGCCCCGATGGACGTCGGCTTCCCGTCCGATGGGGTCCTCGCCCGCGCCGGCCACGGCCAGACCTGGGCGATCGCCGAACTGGACTTCGACCACCTCGAAGCCACCCGTGCCACTGCCCAGGTCGCCAACGACCGCGACTGGTCCGGGCAACTGGCGCCGGCGATCACCCGCGCGCGGGTCGAGGGCTTCGCCGCGCTGCCCGACCCAGGCGCGACCGACCAGGGCTAG
- a CDS encoding DUF4845 domain-containing protein yields the protein MKRKQGGLSLIGFLVVLAVLGFAAYIGMKLFPMYQEYYAVKSALKGLSNEPGVADMNPARIQDLFFRRLYINYSENVKPQNVKFERADGGWVMNVSYEVRRPLVYNLDVVGNFDASQALTRRGGSGEE from the coding sequence ATGAAGCGCAAGCAGGGCGGTCTCAGCCTTATCGGGTTCCTGGTGGTGCTGGCGGTACTGGGTTTCGCGGCCTACATCGGGATGAAGCTGTTCCCGATGTACCAGGAGTACTACGCGGTGAAGTCGGCCCTGAAGGGCCTGTCCAACGAGCCGGGCGTGGCGGACATGAATCCTGCGCGCATCCAGGACCTGTTCTTCCGCCGCCTGTACATCAACTATTCCGAGAACGTGAAGCCGCAGAACGTGAAGTTCGAGCGCGCCGACGGCGGCTGGGTGATGAACGTCAGCTACGAGGTGCGTCGTCCGCTGGTCTACAACCTGGACGTGGTGGGCAACTTCGACGCCAGCCAGGCGCTTACCCGGCGCGGTGGTAGTGGCGAGGAATGA
- the rpoE gene encoding RNA polymerase sigma factor RpoE, which yields MAEGTQKDPPQELDLELVRRVQRGETAAFDLLVRKYQHRIVALIGRYVQDWSECQDVAQDTFVRAYRAIGNFRGDAQFYTWLHRIAVNTAKNHLVAHNRRPPTDDIDASDAEQYDVGTRLRDTDTPEREAMREELERTVMKAVDALPEELRTAITLREVEGLSYDEIAQKMDCPIGTVRSRIFRAREAIDAELRPLLEVQSATRERNRP from the coding sequence ATGGCCGAAGGAACGCAAAAGGATCCACCCCAGGAACTGGACCTCGAACTGGTCCGTCGCGTGCAGCGTGGCGAGACGGCGGCGTTCGACCTGCTGGTGCGCAAGTACCAGCACCGGATCGTCGCCCTGATCGGCCGCTACGTGCAGGACTGGAGCGAGTGCCAGGACGTCGCCCAGGACACGTTCGTGCGCGCCTACCGCGCGATCGGCAACTTCCGCGGCGACGCCCAGTTCTATACGTGGCTTCACCGGATCGCAGTGAACACCGCCAAGAACCACCTGGTCGCCCACAACCGGCGCCCGCCGACGGACGACATCGACGCCAGCGACGCCGAGCAGTACGACGTCGGCACCCGCCTGCGCGACACCGACACCCCCGAGCGCGAGGCCATGCGCGAGGAGTTGGAGCGGACGGTGATGAAGGCGGTGGACGCGCTGCCGGAGGAATTGAGGACCGCCATCACCCTGCGCGAGGTGGAGGGCCTGAGCTACGACGAGATCGCGCAGAAGATGGATTGCCCGATCGGCACGGTGCGTTCGCGCATCTTCCGGGCCCGCGAAGCGATCGACGCTGAACTTCGGCCGCTGCTCGAGGTCCAAAGCGCTACCCGGGAACGAAACAGACCATGA